From the genome of Treponema denticola:
AATTTCTTGGGCCTTTATTATATGATTATTTATGGATTCTATGTCTTTTGCAGGAATTTTCGGCACATTCATCTTAGAAATTGCCAGATTAATCTCCTTTATACCTTCGGTATAAAGCATAAGAATAAGAGAACCCGGACTTGCTGTTTTAACGCTTGTTTCTTTATAGGCTGCAACAGCCTGACTATTGTAACTCATACCCCCTCCAAAACTAAATATACATCTTCTAACCTTATCGGTATTTAAAATAAGGCCTTTAGTAAAATGTTTTTATTGAATATAATTAAAAAACTATGATTATTCTTTATAGAAATCCAATTCTACTAGTTCGTTGTTTTCCATGATAAAAGGTTTTGCCGTATCTTCGTCTTGGTAATGTTTATATTTTAAAAAGAGGTAATTATAGCAATCTTCTTTTCGGGCAAATTTTACGGCTTGAAATGGCTCGGAAAAAGAAAGTTTTTCTACAAACAGGAATGTGTCCTTGTTTTGCAGCAATACGCCCGTGTGTCCTATAAAAAGAAAGTCACCGTCCAAATTATCATGCAGAACAACCGAAAGCATTTTTGCATTTTCATCGAAACCTATGTTTGTAAAATGTTCTTTCATCTTTTGGGCATGAATGAGGATATCCTTTGTATTTTCTGTTTTTACCCTCGAAAATAATTGTTTAAATCTTTCAGTATCGTTATCATTAAATATTTTTCCTATGGAGATAGCTTCATTATCCATAAACAAAAGAGCATCATCGATAGGGGCTTTTTTAATTTCAATATTATCCTTTAAAAGCATAAAGGCGTTTATCCTGCAATTTGTTCCGATAAAATTGCCTTTTTTAGATTTCCATAATTCGTCTATTTTTTGCTCATCATATTCAGGGGGCTCTTTTTGAAAACCCTTTGTCAAGCCGGTTTTTTCTATTGTTTCATTATAGTCGATAACTCCTTTAAGAAAGGCTTCCGCATTTTCGTTTTTCAAATGCGAATTCAAAACAGCTTGAACTTCTTTTATACTTTCACCGTCACTCATGTTCGAAAATAAGGGCTTTTCGTCTTGTACCTCATTTTGAGTTATAAGAGCTTCTTTTGTATCACTATTCTTTTGGCATGATATAAATACGATAAGCATTAGTATAAGTACCGTTAATATTCTTTTCATTATTGTCTCCTGAATTTTATAAAATTTCATGTTTATTTAAGTTTAATTATTGCTTTAGCCGTATTCTATCATAAATTATTATTTTAATAAACTTGGTAGAAATTTGCAAATAAATTTGAAAAAACTCTTGACAAAATGACATGCTGTCATTATATTGTTATGTAAAAAAAATGACAATACGTCATTATGTTTGATTCTATAAGGAGTTTTTATGTACATCGTTGAATCTATTTTTGATTTGAGTTACTTGGTTTTGGTTATGGCCCTAAGCATAAAGCTTTTGTTACAAAAGGATAGAACGGCAAAGCTGTTCGGGCTTATGGCTCTTCTTTTAGGTTCAGGGGATTCTTTTCACCTCCTCCCGCGTGTAATTTCTATGTGGCACAAGGGCGGTTTTGAGGCAAATGCTTTCTACCTTTCAATCGGAGTTTTAATAACTTCCATTACAATGACTATTTTTTATCTTATGTTCTACCATTATTATAAGGTAAAAACAAATACAAGCAGCAAGTCAAAAGATATTCTTATATACGGTTTAGCACTGATAAGATTGCTGCTTACCCTTATGCCTCAAAACGAGTGGGGTATGGCTGATGCAAGCTATACTTGGAGCATTATCCGAAACATTCCCTTTGCAGCCCTTGGAGCAGTTTTGATTTACTTCTTTTACAAGGCTAGAAAAACCCCGGGTTTGGAGCACATGGCTTTATTAACAGCCTTAAGCTTTTTGTTCTATCTGCCTGTTGTCTTGTTTTCAAAAACCGTGCCTCTAGTAGGGGCTCTTATGATGCCCAAGACTGTGGCTTATGTGGGAATCGTATATGTAGGGTTTAAGCATTTTATACCTAAATTCAGCTTAAAAAGTATCTTGGAAAATTCTTTTGTGTACTTGGTTTTAGGCTTGGCTGCAGGCGTCTTTTTTAGGGAATTTACAAAATTCAATGCCTTTGACGGTACCTCATATCTAAGCCTGATGCATGCCCATGTTTTGATTTTGGGTACTGTGCTTTCCTTAGTTTCCTACCTTGCATTTAAGCAGGTCCCTGCCCTTAGCGAAAAAAGACTTGCCTGTGTCAGAAGGGCTAACCATTTTTGGAATACGGGAGTTCTTATTACTGTGGTTCTCATGCTTTTAAGAGGCATTATTACAATTTTAGGAAATAATTATACATCAAAGGCCCAAGATGCAGCCTTTTCAGGTATAGCCGGAATAGGACACATTCTTTTAGCCCTCGGCCTTATATATACATTTTTGATGATTCTTAAAACAAGAGAAGATTAAAAGATTCTCTATCATTTTATTAAATTTAACCGCAGAGGCCGCGAAGATCGCAAAGAATTTTTTATACTTTACTAAATAATATAATCCTATATTCATCTTTGCGGAGTTGAGCGTAAGCTCAACGCTTTGCGTCCCTTGCGGTTTATTTCTAGATATTTTCTTTAGCTTTAAGCTCTCTTTTTTCCTAAACCCGCCTTAAAAATAAGCCGAAAATTTATTGAAGTAACATATAGGATTAATGTATAGGAGGTTCATATGCAAGCACTTGATGTTCGTATGCAGGCTTTGCCGGTACAAGAACCGGAAAGGAAAGCTTCTGAGGACTTGAAAAGAGCTGATGCGGAACCTGTAAGAAATGGAGATTCATTCCTGGCAATGATCAAAAAGATGATTGCCGCCGCCAAGGATGGAAGCAAGGAGACTGATGAAGCCCAATTTAAAGATGCCCGTTTTAGGGAAGACAAAATTAGGGATTTATCGCTTCAAAAGGAAACAGGAAGGCAGAATAAGGATCTATCATCTGAAGA
Proteins encoded in this window:
- a CDS encoding DUF4300 family protein, producing MKRILTVLILMLIVFISCQKNSDTKEALITQNEVQDEKPLFSNMSDGESIKEVQAVLNSHLKNENAEAFLKGVIDYNETIEKTGLTKGFQKEPPEYDEQKIDELWKSKKGNFIGTNCRINAFMLLKDNIEIKKAPIDDALLFMDNEAISIGKIFNDNDTERFKQLFSRVKTENTKDILIHAQKMKEHFTNIGFDENAKMLSVVLHDNLDGDFLFIGHTGVLLQNKDTFLFVEKLSFSEPFQAVKFARKEDCYNYLFLKYKHYQDEDTAKPFIMENNELVELDFYKE
- a CDS encoding DUF2871 domain-containing protein, with the translated sequence MYIVESIFDLSYLVLVMALSIKLLLQKDRTAKLFGLMALLLGSGDSFHLLPRVISMWHKGGFEANAFYLSIGVLITSITMTIFYLMFYHYYKVKTNTSSKSKDILIYGLALIRLLLTLMPQNEWGMADASYTWSIIRNIPFAALGAVLIYFFYKARKTPGLEHMALLTALSFLFYLPVVLFSKTVPLVGALMMPKTVAYVGIVYVGFKHFIPKFSLKSILENSFVYLVLGLAAGVFFREFTKFNAFDGTSYLSLMHAHVLILGTVLSLVSYLAFKQVPALSEKRLACVRRANHFWNTGVLITVVLMLLRGIITILGNNYTSKAQDAAFSGIAGIGHILLALGLIYTFLMILKTRED